A genomic window from Cloacibacillus evryensis DSM 19522 includes:
- the cobO gene encoding cob(I)yrinic acid a,c-diamide adenosyltransferase — translation MFGSKGLIEIYTGDGKGKTTAALGLALRACGHGARVAIVQFMKGWAQYGELAAVKHLPNVTLVHTGRDKCIFRGDETAEDFTEASRGLKEAEKFIASGEYDLVILDEINVAIDFGLIDADDVAELIGRKPEKTEIVLTGRNAPKSLLEMADLVSEIKEIKHPYRSGVSARKGVEY, via the coding sequence ATGTTTGGCTCAAAAGGACTCATTGAAATATACACCGGGGATGGAAAAGGCAAGACTACCGCCGCCCTCGGGCTGGCGCTGCGCGCCTGCGGCCACGGCGCGCGCGTCGCGATAGTGCAGTTCATGAAGGGCTGGGCACAGTATGGCGAGCTGGCCGCCGTCAAGCATCTGCCAAATGTGACTCTCGTCCACACCGGCCGTGACAAATGCATCTTCCGCGGCGACGAAACGGCAGAAGACTTTACAGAGGCGTCGCGCGGTCTGAAAGAGGCCGAAAAGTTCATCGCCTCCGGTGAATATGACCTCGTTATACTCGACGAGATCAACGTCGCGATAGACTTCGGACTCATCGACGCCGACGACGTAGCGGAGCTGATCGGCCGTAAACCTGAAAAAACAGAGATCGTTCTCACAGGGAGAAACGCGCCGAAATCACTGCTCGAAATGGCAGATCTCGTCAGCGAGATAAAAGAGATCAAGCATCCATACCGCAGCGGCGTCAGCGCGCGCAAAGGCGTCGAATATTAA
- a CDS encoding rubrerythrin family protein: MSTTQENFATAFAGESQANRKYLMFAEQAEKDGFAGIAKLFRATAAAETIHAFAEFKAKGGVGTTADNLQAGIDGETYEFSEMYPPMIEQAKAEGNKEAARIFHYANEAEKVHAKLYKEALADMSNTDSDYYLCPICGFIHKGETSSPCPICGAKPSIFQKF; the protein is encoded by the coding sequence ATGTCAACCACACAGGAAAATTTCGCAACCGCTTTCGCGGGAGAATCACAGGCCAACCGTAAGTACCTTATGTTCGCCGAGCAGGCGGAAAAGGACGGATTTGCCGGCATAGCGAAGCTCTTCCGCGCCACCGCGGCGGCGGAGACCATTCACGCTTTCGCTGAATTCAAGGCAAAGGGCGGCGTGGGCACAACGGCGGACAACCTTCAGGCCGGTATTGACGGAGAGACCTATGAATTCTCCGAGATGTATCCCCCGATGATCGAACAGGCAAAGGCCGAGGGCAACAAAGAAGCAGCCCGTATCTTCCACTATGCCAACGAAGCAGAAAAGGTACATGCGAAGCTCTACAAAGAGGCGCTTGCCGATATGAGCAATACCGATTCCGATTACTATCTCTGCCCCATCTGCGGATTCATCCACAAGGGCGAAACAAGCAGCCCCTGCCCCATTTGCGGAGCAAAACCCTCGATCTTCCAGAAATTCTAA
- the nudC gene encoding NAD(+) diphosphatase, with protein sequence MSFYYIFQNGKIILKENGAIPEATDAGKFRKNFLNSGCVDKEDNAACAADASAGLPPEEIYDVRAGRGQGAACAADASAGLPPEEIYDVRAGRGQGAARVGDRWAELDTEAALPEGFAACERRGCWTAVGEEQFFRIGKAFHIMDWQRLHKHCGRCGAANLFDPAEGAMRCPSCGELFYPVISPAIIVCVEKEGKILLGHGVNFPAGRYSVLAGFVEPGESLEECVAREVYEESRIRVKNIRYFNSQPWPFPRSLMLGFVAEWESGDICPDTTEVTDVRWFAPGEIPEYYRGISISAKLIEDFIKRHTKY encoded by the coding sequence ATGTCCTTTTATTATATATTTCAAAACGGAAAAATAATCCTCAAAGAAAACGGCGCGATACCGGAAGCGACAGACGCGGGGAAGTTCAGGAAGAACTTCCTCAACAGCGGCTGCGTAGATAAAGAAGACAACGCGGCGTGCGCGGCAGACGCATCCGCAGGCTTGCCCCCTGAAGAAATCTATGATGTCCGCGCTGGGCGCGGACAGGGGGCGGCGTGCGCGGCAGACGCATCCGCAGGCTTGCCCCCTGAAGAAATCTATGATGTCCGCGCTGGGCGCGGACAGGGGGCGGCGCGCGTCGGGGACCGCTGGGCGGAGCTCGATACGGAGGCGGCGCTGCCCGAGGGCTTCGCCGCCTGCGAACGGCGCGGCTGCTGGACGGCGGTCGGCGAGGAACAATTCTTCCGCATCGGCAAGGCCTTCCACATCATGGACTGGCAGAGACTCCATAAACACTGCGGCAGATGCGGCGCGGCGAACCTCTTCGACCCGGCGGAGGGCGCTATGAGATGCCCCTCGTGCGGGGAACTATTTTACCCCGTCATCTCGCCGGCGATCATCGTCTGCGTCGAGAAAGAGGGGAAAATCCTTCTCGGACACGGCGTCAACTTCCCCGCGGGGCGCTACAGCGTGCTTGCGGGCTTCGTCGAGCCGGGAGAGAGCCTTGAAGAGTGCGTCGCGCGCGAGGTCTACGAGGAATCGCGGATACGAGTCAAGAACATAAGATACTTCAACAGCCAGCCTTGGCCATTCCCGCGTTCGCTGATGCTCGGCTTTGTCGCCGAATGGGAATCGGGGGACATCTGCCCGGACACCACGGAAGTCACCGACGTCCGCTGGTTCGCCCCCGGTGAAATCCCCGAATACTACCGCGGCATCAGCATCTCCGCAAAACTCATAGAGGATTTTATAAAAAGACATACAAAATACTGA
- a CDS encoding pyrimidine/purine nucleoside phosphorylase: MIEKLENVTAIAKANVYFDGKVVSHTVYLANGDRKTLGLFLPGEYEFGTGDAEIMDLTDGVCQVLLPGSKEWQELKAGESFNIPANSKFGFRCYVPVQYVCSYVKA, translated from the coding sequence ATGATCGAAAAGTTGGAGAATGTAACAGCTATAGCCAAGGCTAACGTATATTTTGACGGGAAAGTGGTCAGCCACACTGTTTATCTGGCAAACGGCGACCGCAAGACGCTCGGGCTCTTTCTCCCCGGTGAGTACGAGTTCGGAACGGGCGACGCCGAGATCATGGATCTCACCGACGGCGTCTGCCAGGTGCTCCTTCCCGGTTCAAAGGAGTGGCAGGAGCTTAAGGCGGGCGAGTCCTTCAATATACCGGCGAACAGCAAGTTCGGCTTCCGCTGCTATGTCCCGGTGCAGTATGTCTGTTCCTACGTAAAAGCCTGA
- a CDS encoding M48 family metallopeptidase: protein MKIMKTALTVLALLIISVPLPAEALISRAEAKRIWNKVAEPTALTALPFYIKDEETPNAWVTNGESVTVTTGLLNMLDTEAELYAVFAHEAGHVRLNHMHKSASRGAGLSIAAAILGQLLGGDLAGTAVNVGANLVNSGWSREQEIEADDYSVELAVKNGEDPVGMYSAISKLAKVNNTQPSGFNSHPPDDRRLLHIKNKILELKPGARFPE from the coding sequence ATGAAGATAATGAAAACAGCCCTTACCGTGTTAGCGCTGCTCATCATCTCCGTCCCGCTGCCGGCGGAGGCGCTCATTTCCCGCGCGGAGGCGAAACGTATCTGGAACAAAGTGGCGGAGCCGACGGCTTTGACCGCGCTGCCTTTTTATATAAAAGATGAAGAGACCCCCAACGCCTGGGTCACGAACGGCGAATCTGTTACGGTGACCACCGGGCTGCTCAATATGCTGGACACCGAAGCGGAGCTTTACGCCGTATTCGCTCATGAGGCGGGACACGTCAGGCTGAACCATATGCATAAGAGCGCCTCGCGCGGCGCCGGACTCTCGATCGCCGCGGCGATCCTCGGACAGCTGTTAGGCGGAGACCTGGCCGGCACCGCCGTCAACGTCGGCGCAAACCTCGTAAACTCCGGCTGGAGCCGCGAACAGGAGATCGAGGCCGACGACTACTCCGTGGAACTCGCCGTTAAAAACGGAGAGGACCCCGTCGGCATGTACAGCGCGATCAGCAAACTCGCCAAGGTGAACAACACCCAACCGAGCGGATTCAACTCGCACCCCCCTGACGACCGCCGCCTTCTCCATATCAAAAACAAGATCCTCGAGCTGAAGCCCGGCGCCAGGTTCCCGGAATAA
- a CDS encoding Y-family DNA polymerase: MEDMASRAIGLCDCNNFFVSCERRENPALIDRPVVVLSGNDGCIVARSNEVKAMGVPMGEPYFKVRGLLERAGAAVLSGRLSLYNKISAEVMSRLACFSDVTEVYSIDEAFINLAIPSIKDPAAYCMELRKDIWRHCSIPVSVGISSTKTLAKLASHCAKHSDSGVFWLKRDSYADPRWMAQFEVGDIWGVGRRMAKRLNLYHRILTAADFVSADDLLLKRDFSVNALYTAWELRGYPVYPLAGGRRAPKSIQVSRSFGEAVFSYDELQEAVSYFTLCAARQLRAAKQRASRMGVYITTSRFRTDNFYAREDARSFSSPRSLDCDFLSAARDMLAGIYREGCAYKKAGVVLDDFTDVSCGVQQLLFDEEGRPAAREGKFLLAAAVTDSLNREFGRLVIGSADNFGAPERKSKWYPRRGHSAAENDYRDRPALPIGPSRRVGF, from the coding sequence ATGGAGGATATGGCTTCGCGTGCCATCGGGCTTTGCGACTGCAATAATTTCTTTGTCTCCTGCGAACGGCGTGAAAATCCGGCGCTTATTGACCGGCCGGTGGTCGTCCTGAGCGGCAACGACGGATGTATCGTTGCGCGTTCCAACGAAGTGAAGGCTATGGGCGTGCCGATGGGTGAGCCCTATTTCAAGGTCAGGGGGCTGTTGGAACGCGCCGGCGCGGCGGTGCTCAGCGGCCGCCTTTCTCTTTATAACAAGATCTCCGCCGAGGTAATGTCGCGTCTTGCGTGTTTCAGCGATGTCACGGAGGTCTATTCGATAGATGAGGCTTTTATAAATCTCGCGATACCATCAATAAAGGACCCCGCCGCCTATTGCATGGAGCTGCGGAAGGATATCTGGCGGCATTGTTCGATCCCCGTATCGGTGGGGATATCTTCCACGAAGACGCTGGCAAAGCTGGCGTCGCACTGCGCGAAGCATTCTGATAGCGGGGTCTTTTGGCTGAAGCGGGACTCTTATGCCGATCCGCGGTGGATGGCGCAGTTTGAGGTCGGCGATATATGGGGAGTCGGGAGGCGTATGGCAAAGCGCCTCAATCTCTATCACCGGATCTTGACCGCCGCGGATTTTGTATCGGCGGACGATCTGCTTCTTAAACGGGATTTTTCTGTAAACGCTCTTTATACGGCCTGGGAGCTGCGCGGCTATCCGGTCTATCCGCTCGCGGGAGGTCGGCGCGCGCCTAAGTCCATACAGGTCTCCCGTTCTTTTGGCGAGGCGGTATTCTCTTACGACGAACTGCAGGAGGCTGTATCATATTTTACGCTCTGTGCCGCGCGGCAGCTGCGGGCCGCGAAGCAACGCGCCTCGCGCATGGGGGTATACATAACGACGAGCCGTTTCCGCACGGATAATTTCTACGCGCGCGAAGACGCGCGCTCTTTTTCGTCTCCCCGTTCGCTTGACTGTGATTTTTTATCTGCGGCCAGGGATATGCTTGCCGGCATCTACAGAGAAGGCTGCGCCTATAAGAAGGCGGGGGTGGTCCTCGATGACTTTACCGATGTCAGCTGCGGCGTGCAGCAGCTTCTGTTTGATGAGGAGGGGCGGCCTGCGGCGCGGGAGGGGAAGTTCCTGCTGGCGGCCGCCGTCACCGACTCCCTGAACCGCGAATTCGGGCGCCTCGTCATCGGCTCCGCCGATAATTTCGGCGCGCCGGAGAGAAAGTCAAAATGGTATCCGCGGCGCGGGCATAGCGCCGCCGAGAACGATTACCGTGACCGCCCGGCGCTGCCGATCGGCCCTTCGAGAAGGGTCGGTTTTTAG